In Pseudomonas sp. MYb327, one DNA window encodes the following:
- a CDS encoding aldehyde dehydrogenase family protein: protein MSLALERLVAGTPIPFAGNRVTVVSPELAASFQPGDHLLVEQVSGELLLIPVADQQAAAVAIERAEAAFTAMSTVSDQAISAFFDLFAQRLETPECWALIEAANLADIEKAKARGRSTTRLLADERMRRDMIAGLRAWRDASATRGKVISCVEHDGWKVEQVVSPLGIVAFVFEGRPNVFADAAGVLRTGNTAVLRIGSDALGTAQAIVAHALNPALSDAGLPTGAVSLVESVNHAAGWAMFADRRLSLAVARGSGRAVSQLGSIAQQAGTAVSLHGTGGAWLIADTDADATRFAAVVRNSLDRKVCNTLNVCLIHRDRAAELVPLFLNALQQAGNARSQGCKLHIVEGSESFLPADWRTASVEVYRAEGYRTEALAEPLPEDQLGREWEWEETPEVSLKIVDNLDSAIALFNRYSPQFTVSLLSEAAATQERFYNAVNAPFVGNGITRWVDGQYALNKPELGLSNWESGRLFARSAILSGDGVFTVRSRMTQIDLGVKR from the coding sequence ATGTCTCTTGCGCTCGAACGTCTAGTCGCTGGCACGCCAATCCCTTTCGCCGGTAATCGTGTCACTGTGGTCAGCCCCGAACTGGCGGCAAGCTTCCAGCCCGGTGACCACCTGTTGGTGGAGCAGGTCAGCGGCGAGTTGCTGCTGATCCCGGTGGCTGACCAGCAAGCGGCCGCCGTCGCGATCGAGCGTGCCGAAGCGGCGTTTACCGCGATGTCGACCGTATCGGATCAGGCCATCAGCGCCTTCTTCGATTTGTTCGCCCAGCGCCTGGAAACCCCCGAGTGCTGGGCTTTGATCGAGGCCGCGAACCTGGCGGACATCGAAAAGGCCAAGGCTCGCGGTCGCTCGACCACGCGCTTGCTGGCGGATGAACGCATGCGCCGCGACATGATCGCCGGCCTGCGTGCCTGGCGCGATGCGTCGGCCACCCGTGGCAAAGTGATCAGTTGCGTCGAACACGACGGCTGGAAAGTCGAACAAGTGGTGTCACCGCTGGGCATCGTCGCGTTTGTTTTCGAGGGTCGTCCGAATGTCTTCGCCGATGCCGCCGGAGTGTTGCGCACCGGTAACACCGCCGTGTTGCGCATTGGTAGTGATGCGTTGGGCACGGCCCAGGCCATCGTTGCTCACGCACTGAACCCGGCACTGAGTGACGCCGGGTTGCCGACCGGCGCGGTGTCGCTGGTGGAAAGCGTCAATCACGCCGCCGGTTGGGCGATGTTCGCCGACCGTCGTCTGTCGCTGGCTGTGGCCCGTGGTTCGGGCCGTGCTGTCAGCCAACTGGGTAGCATCGCACAGCAAGCCGGCACCGCCGTTAGCCTGCACGGTACGGGCGGCGCCTGGTTGATCGCCGACACTGACGCCGATGCCACGCGCTTCGCCGCCGTGGTGCGCAATTCCCTAGACCGCAAGGTTTGCAACACCCTCAACGTCTGTTTAATCCATCGTGACCGCGCCGCTGAACTGGTGCCGCTGTTTCTGAATGCTCTGCAACAGGCCGGCAACGCACGGAGCCAGGGCTGCAAGTTGCACATCGTCGAAGGCAGCGAATCGTTCTTGCCAGCGGATTGGCGAACCGCCAGTGTCGAAGTCTATCGCGCCGAAGGCTACCGCACCGAAGCACTGGCCGAACCGTTGCCGGAAGATCAATTGGGCCGCGAGTGGGAATGGGAAGAAACCCCGGAAGTCAGCCTGAAGATCGTCGATAACCTGGACAGCGCCATCGCCTTGTTCAATCGCTACAGCCCGCAATTTACCGTGTCGCTGCTCAGTGAAGCTGCGGCGACACAGGAGCGTTTTTACAACGCGGTCAACGCACCTTTTGTTGGCAACGGGATCACCCGTTGGGTCGATGGTCAGTACGCACTCAACAAGCCGGAACTGGGCCTTTCTAACTGGGAAAGCGGGCGGCTGTTTGCGCGCAGTGCGATTCTTTCGGGGGATGGCGTGTTCACGGTTCGCAGTCGCATGACCCAAATCGATCTCGGCGTTAAGCGTTGA
- a CDS encoding DNA topoisomerase III, with the protein MRLYLCEKPSQAKDIAAVLGAKRRGDGCWLGTDVTVTWCIGHLLETAPPDAYDPRYKRWVLADLPIIPDKWKMTVKPRTASQYKAVKRLLGEASELIIATDADREGEMIARELVEHCRYRGPIRRLWLSALDDASIRKALAALKPGAETFSLYHSALGRSRADWLIGMNMSRLFTLLGRQSGYQGVLPVGRVQTPTLRLVVDRDRSIADFVPVAYWAIDVQLLHDGTAFTAQWRAASAVCDDQDRCLNQALAQQAAAAMMGAASARVIKLRTERMREVAPLPFDLGTLQEVCSKTLGLGAQETLDIAQALYETHKVITYPRSDCGYLPVSQHSEAPGILAALRQADPALNALHDHLEPQRRSRAWNDAKVSAHHGIIPTAAAKNLDRLVGKQRAVYTLIRARYLAQFLPNHEYDRTQADFDCAGEALRAVGKQIVEPGWKRALPEALAPAKGREAPAPQTLPNLREGVDCAVANVQLKDLWTQPPKPFTEGDLIKAMKNVAKLVEDPLLKQKLKDTTGIGTEATRASIIQGLLDRGYLIKNGKALAATPAAFSLIDAVPRAIADPGTTAIWEQALDMVQSGEMSLEEFVTKQAAWMSKQVARCAGLSLTISGPASPAGRAATPWKNKRKPSKRKPSTGNKRTAKA; encoded by the coding sequence ATGCGGCTGTACCTCTGTGAAAAACCCTCCCAGGCCAAAGACATCGCAGCCGTACTCGGCGCCAAGCGCCGTGGCGACGGTTGTTGGCTGGGAACGGACGTCACGGTGACCTGGTGCATCGGCCATTTGCTGGAAACAGCTCCGCCGGACGCCTACGACCCGCGCTACAAGCGTTGGGTGCTGGCGGACCTGCCGATCATTCCTGACAAGTGGAAGATGACCGTCAAACCGCGCACAGCCAGCCAGTACAAAGCGGTCAAGCGCCTGCTCGGTGAAGCGTCCGAACTGATCATTGCCACGGACGCCGACCGTGAAGGCGAGATGATCGCCCGGGAACTGGTGGAACATTGCCGTTATCGCGGGCCGATCCGACGGCTTTGGCTGTCGGCGCTCGACGATGCCTCGATCCGCAAAGCTCTCGCCGCACTCAAACCGGGCGCCGAGACCTTCAGCCTCTATCATTCAGCGCTGGGGCGCTCCCGGGCCGATTGGCTGATCGGGATGAACATGAGCCGGTTGTTCACCTTGCTGGGGCGCCAATCCGGGTATCAAGGCGTGTTGCCGGTGGGCCGGGTGCAAACGCCGACCCTGCGCCTGGTGGTGGATCGCGACCGCAGCATTGCCGACTTCGTACCGGTCGCCTACTGGGCCATCGACGTACAACTGCTACACGATGGCACCGCATTCACCGCCCAATGGCGGGCGGCTTCCGCGGTTTGCGACGATCAGGATCGCTGCCTGAATCAGGCGCTGGCGCAACAAGCCGCTGCGGCGATGATGGGCGCGGCGAGTGCCAGGGTGATCAAGCTGCGCACCGAGCGCATGCGCGAAGTTGCACCACTGCCGTTCGATCTCGGCACCTTGCAGGAAGTCTGCTCGAAGACGCTCGGGCTCGGCGCCCAGGAAACCCTCGACATTGCCCAGGCACTCTACGAAACCCACAAAGTCATCACCTACCCCCGCAGCGATTGCGGCTATCTGCCCGTCAGCCAGCACAGCGAGGCCCCGGGCATTCTGGCAGCGCTGCGCCAGGCCGATCCGGCACTGAATGCGTTGCACGATCATCTGGAGCCCCAACGGCGCTCCAGGGCCTGGAACGATGCCAAGGTCAGCGCGCACCACGGCATCATCCCCACTGCCGCCGCGAAAAACCTCGATCGACTGGTGGGCAAGCAGCGCGCGGTTTACACCCTTATCCGCGCAAGATACCTGGCGCAGTTCCTGCCCAACCATGAATACGACCGCACCCAGGCTGACTTCGACTGTGCCGGTGAGGCCCTGCGCGCGGTCGGCAAACAGATCGTCGAACCCGGCTGGAAACGCGCCCTCCCCGAAGCGCTTGCCCCGGCCAAGGGTCGCGAAGCACCGGCGCCGCAAACCTTGCCAAACCTCCGAGAAGGAGTTGATTGCGCGGTGGCCAACGTGCAGCTCAAGGATCTCTGGACACAACCGCCCAAACCGTTCACCGAGGGCGACCTGATCAAGGCGATGAAGAACGTCGCCAAACTGGTGGAAGATCCACTGCTCAAACAGAAACTCAAGGACACCACCGGCATCGGCACCGAAGCGACCCGCGCCTCAATCATCCAGGGCTTGCTCGACCGCGGTTATTTGATCAAGAACGGCAAGGCCCTGGCCGCGACTCCGGCCGCTTTCAGCCTGATCGATGCGGTGCCCCGGGCGATTGCCGATCCGGGCACCACGGCCATTTGGGAGCAAGCGCTGGACATGGTGCAGAGCGGGGAAATGAGCCTTGAAGAATTCGTCACCAAACAAGCGGCGTGGATGAGTAAACAAGTCGCCCGATGTGCCGGCCTGAGCCTGACCATCAGCGGCCCGGCAAGTCCTGCCGGGCGTGCGGCTACACCGTGGAAAAACAAGCGCAAACCGTCCAAGCGCAAACCCTCGACCGGTAACAAACGCACCGCCAAAGCCTGA
- a CDS encoding DoxX family protein: MNTSISSAVKGLHLNLDRAGSWIAPLTLRVFLAWEFFESGLEKFNGENWFADIQDRFLFPFNHLPATLNWELSMWVELICALALLVGLATRFSAISLIVVTIVATAAVHWPADWSTLSELAQGYSISNKGFGNFKLPLIYLAALVPLLLSGPGKFSLDALLARFFWRRNQH; encoded by the coding sequence ATGAACACCTCGATTTCATCGGCCGTCAAAGGCCTGCACCTGAACCTTGATCGTGCCGGCAGCTGGATCGCGCCGTTGACCTTGCGCGTGTTTCTCGCCTGGGAGTTCTTCGAGTCAGGGCTGGAAAAATTCAATGGCGAAAACTGGTTCGCCGACATTCAGGACCGTTTCCTGTTTCCGTTCAACCACCTTCCGGCCACGCTGAATTGGGAACTGTCGATGTGGGTAGAGCTGATCTGCGCCCTCGCCCTGTTGGTGGGCCTGGCCACTCGATTCTCGGCGATCAGCCTGATCGTGGTGACCATCGTGGCAACCGCCGCGGTGCACTGGCCGGCTGACTGGTCGACCTTGAGCGAACTGGCCCAGGGCTACTCCATCAGTAACAAAGGTTTCGGCAACTTCAAACTGCCGCTGATCTACCTCGCCGCTCTTGTACCGCTGCTGCTTTCCGGCCCCGGCAAGTTCAGCCTCGATGCCTTGCTGGCCCGATTCTTCTGGCGTCGCAATCAGCATTGA
- a CDS encoding GNAT family N-acetyltransferase, with protein sequence MSSIELHAAQRDELEIIENLMQFYTYDFSEWLPLKLGENGLFNILPPPDYWRRPSTRPFLIRVDGELAGFVTVDDETHIAGAEHNIGYLFVSRGFRGQGVARFVVFTLLSRFPGQWQIFHSEANESAQQFWTAVMPQLSAGRFSLHQQTIEGYPCTLYRFEAPPSAS encoded by the coding sequence ATGTCGTCGATAGAACTGCACGCCGCCCAGCGCGACGAACTGGAAATCATTGAAAACCTGATGCAGTTCTACACCTACGACTTCAGCGAATGGCTGCCACTGAAACTGGGTGAAAACGGTTTGTTCAACATCCTGCCCCCGCCCGACTATTGGCGAAGACCGTCGACGCGGCCGTTTTTGATCAGGGTCGACGGCGAACTGGCCGGTTTTGTGACCGTGGATGACGAAACCCATATTGCCGGGGCCGAGCACAACATCGGCTACTTGTTCGTCAGCCGAGGATTCCGTGGCCAAGGTGTCGCGAGGTTTGTCGTATTCACCCTCTTGAGTCGGTTTCCCGGTCAATGGCAAATTTTCCACAGTGAGGCGAACGAGTCGGCACAGCAGTTTTGGACCGCCGTCATGCCGCAGCTCAGCGCCGGCAGGTTTTCCCTTCATCAGCAAACAATCGAGGGTTATCCCTGCACCCTTTACCGCTTCGAGGCACCCCCGTCGGCGTCTTGA